DNA sequence from the Actinomycetes bacterium genome:
CACGTCGGTCATGACTCAGAAGAACCCGAGGGGTTCGGTGCTGTAGCTGACGAGGAGGTTCTTCGTCTGGCTGTAGTGGTCGAGCATCATCCGGTGGTTCTCCCGGCCGACGCCGGAGATCTTGTAGCCGCCGAACGCTGCGCCCGCGGGGTAGGCGTGGTAGCAGTTCGTCCACACCCGTCCGGCTTGGATCTTGCGACCCATCCGGTAGGCACGGTTGCCGTCGCGGGTCCACACGCCGGCGCCGAGCCCGTACAGGGTGTCGTTCGCGATTGCCAGGGCATCGGCGTCGTCGGTGAAGGTGGTGACGGCCAGGACGGGTCCGAAGATCTCCTCCTGGAACACGCGCATCTTGTTGTGCCCCTTGAGCACGGTCGGCTCGAAGAAGTAGCCGTCGGCGAACTCGCCGTCGACCATGGCGCGCTTACCGCCGATGAGGACCTCGGCGCCTTCGGCCTTGCCGATGTCGACGTAGGAGGAGATCTTCGCCAGCTGCTGGGCGGAGACCTGCGGGCCGATCATCGTCTCGGTGTCCAGCGGGTCGCCCTGCTTGATCGCGGCGATGCGGGCCAGGCAGCGGGCCATGAACTCCTCGTAGATGTCCTCCTGGATCAGTGCCCGGGACGGGGCGGTGCAGACCTCGCCCTTGTTGAAGGCGTAGAGCACGAGGCCCTCGATGGCCTTGTCGAGGAACTGGTCGTCGTGGGCCATCACGTCGGAGAAGAAGATGTTCGGCGACTTGCCGCCGAGCTCGGTGGTCGAGGGGATCAGGTTCTGCGCGGCGTACTGCATGATCAGCCGACCGGTCACGGTCTCACCGGTGAAGCCGATCTTCGCGATCCGCGGGTTCGCGGCCAGGGCCTTGCCGATCTCGGCGCCCGGGCCGGTGACGACGTTGATCACGCCCGGCGGCACGATGTCCT
Encoded proteins:
- a CDS encoding aldehyde dehydrogenase family protein, whose amino-acid sequence is MKYVPPGRPGSIVTVLPRYENFIGGKWLEPTAGKYRVDLSPATAAPITEVAESTPQDVELALDAAHAAKDAWGEASATERAAALNKVADAIEANKEMLAVAESWENGKPVRETLNADIPLVVDHFRYFAAAARSEEGRSTEIDKDLIAYHFREPLGVVGQIIPFNFPLLMAAWKLAPALAAGNCSVLKPASPTPWSILKLLEVVEDIVPPGVINVVTGPGAEIGKALAANPRIAKIGFTGETVTGRLIMQYAAQNLIPSTTELGGKSPNIFFSDVMAHDDQFLDKAIEGLVLYAFNKGEVCTAPSRALIQEDIYEEFMARCLARIAAIKQGDPLDTETMIGPQVSAQQLAKISSYVDIGKAEGAEVLIGGKRAMVDGEFADGYFFEPTVLKGHNKMRVFQEEIFGPVLAVTTFTDDADALAIANDTLYGLGAGVWTRDGNRAYRMGRKIQAGRVWTNCYHAYPAGAAFGGYKISGVGRENHRMMLDHYSQTKNLLVSYSTEPLGFF